A region of Salvia splendens isolate huo1 chromosome 17, SspV2, whole genome shotgun sequence DNA encodes the following proteins:
- the LOC121775016 gene encoding IST1 homolog isoform X2 yields MRGEIAKLLETDQEASARIRVENILREEKMMAAHELVELFCELITARLPIIDAQKECPLDLKEAISSVCFAAPRCADLPELHQVQTLFSGKYGKEFVSSAAELLPECGVNRQLVDLLSVRAPSPDVKLKMLKEIAKEHELDWDPSASENDLLKTRDDLLDGPIQFVSDPRPRAPFTDAHNDEDFDEDFEMIDFPEVPMQQPSQSDKDMNEEANITLDKVNRSQLELGAGLGLTPKTEEDVKVSTRQAQDKQFVPFIHPPPSQLPEPFPVEENGSSPSATKTIDDKADFQDVLAAAEAAAETAEGAAAAARSACSLAELRITELMKKENEDFSYSESENPFHLDKTKTVLKEEVELDAINPFAHSNTPFASPGRNSASGHSSDDVKGVFDSYSESDNAFSYSSLNRNTPLSPMDDDNLDFSYPNLFTSQGSK; encoded by the exons ATGCGCGGAGAAATTGCCAAGCTCCTTGAGACTGATCAGGAAGCCTCTGCTAGGATTCGG GTGGAGAATATTCTACGCGAAGAGAAGATGATGGCTGCTCACGAATTGGTTGAATTGTTCTGCGAACTTATTACTGCTCGTCTTCCAATTATCGATGCACAAAA GGAATGCCCTCTGGACTTGAAAGAAGCCATTTCTAGTGTATGCTTTGCTGCACCGAGGTGTGCTGATCTGCCAGAGTTGCATCAGGTGCAAACGTTGTTTTCTGGTAAATACGGTAAAGAATTTGTGTCTTCTGCAGCTGAGCTTTTACCCGAATGTGGTGTCAATCGGCAG TTGGTTGACCTTTTATCCGTCCGAGCTCCATCTCCTGATGTTAAACTGAAAATGTTAAAGGAAATTGCCAAAGAACATGAGCTTGATTGGGATCCCAGTGCTTCGGAAAATGACTTACTGAAGACTCGTGACGACTTGCTG GATGGGCCAATCCAGTTTGTCAGTGATCCCAGACCCCGAGCCCCATTTACCGACGCGCATAATGATGAGGATTTTGATGAAGATTTTGAAATGATAGACTTCCCAGAAGTTCCTATGCAGCAGCCATCACAGTCAGATAAAGACATGAACGAAGAAGCAAATATCACTTTGGATAAAGTGAATCGTTCACAGTTGGAGCTGGGAGCTGGTTTAGGACTGACTCCTAAGACAGAAGAAGATGTGAAGGTTTCAACGCGCCAAGCACAAGACAAACAGTTTGTGCCATTCATACATCCTCCTCCTTCACAGCTGCCTGAACCATTTCCTGTGGAAGAAAATGGTTCATCGCCCTCAGCCACAAAGACAATCGATGATAAAGCTGATTTCCAAGATGTTTTGGCTGCTGCTGAGGCAGCCGCAGAGACAGCAGAGGGTGCAGCAGCAGCTGCTCGATCAGCATGTAGCCTTGCTGAACTTCGTATAACTGAGCTCATGAAGAAAGAGAATGAAGATTTCTCATATTCTGAATCTGAGAATCCATTCCACCTCGACAAAACCAAGACAGTCCTCAAAGAGGAGGTTGAATTAGATGCAATAAACCCGTTTGCGCATTCTAACACTCCCTTCGCCTCTCCTGGCCGAAACAGTGCCTCAGGACACTCTTCTGATGATGTAAAGGGCGTATTCGATTCCTACTCTGAGAGCGACAATGCTTTCAGCTATAGCAGTCTTAACCGAAATACGCCATTGTCACCAATGGATGATGACAATCTGGATTTCTCGTACCCAAACTTGTTCACATCTCAAGGCTCTAAGTAA
- the LOC121775016 gene encoding IST1 homolog isoform X1 — protein sequence MLDFFFTKSFNSSKCRTLLKLTIPRIKLLRNRREIQVKQMRGEIAKLLETDQEASARIRVENILREEKMMAAHELVELFCELITARLPIIDAQKECPLDLKEAISSVCFAAPRCADLPELHQVQTLFSGKYGKEFVSSAAELLPECGVNRQLVDLLSVRAPSPDVKLKMLKEIAKEHELDWDPSASENDLLKTRDDLLDGPIQFVSDPRPRAPFTDAHNDEDFDEDFEMIDFPEVPMQQPSQSDKDMNEEANITLDKVNRSQLELGAGLGLTPKTEEDVKVSTRQAQDKQFVPFIHPPPSQLPEPFPVEENGSSPSATKTIDDKADFQDVLAAAEAAAETAEGAAAAARSACSLAELRITELMKKENEDFSYSESENPFHLDKTKTVLKEEVELDAINPFAHSNTPFASPGRNSASGHSSDDVKGVFDSYSESDNAFSYSSLNRNTPLSPMDDDNLDFSYPNLFTSQGSK from the exons ATGCTTGATTTTTTCTTTACCAAATCTTTCAATTCCTCCAAATG TAGAACTCTGTTGAAGCTTACAATCCCTCGAATAAAGTTGTTGAGGAATCGAAGAGAGATTCAGGTAAAACAGATGCGCGGAGAAATTGCCAAGCTCCTTGAGACTGATCAGGAAGCCTCTGCTAGGATTCGG GTGGAGAATATTCTACGCGAAGAGAAGATGATGGCTGCTCACGAATTGGTTGAATTGTTCTGCGAACTTATTACTGCTCGTCTTCCAATTATCGATGCACAAAA GGAATGCCCTCTGGACTTGAAAGAAGCCATTTCTAGTGTATGCTTTGCTGCACCGAGGTGTGCTGATCTGCCAGAGTTGCATCAGGTGCAAACGTTGTTTTCTGGTAAATACGGTAAAGAATTTGTGTCTTCTGCAGCTGAGCTTTTACCCGAATGTGGTGTCAATCGGCAG TTGGTTGACCTTTTATCCGTCCGAGCTCCATCTCCTGATGTTAAACTGAAAATGTTAAAGGAAATTGCCAAAGAACATGAGCTTGATTGGGATCCCAGTGCTTCGGAAAATGACTTACTGAAGACTCGTGACGACTTGCTG GATGGGCCAATCCAGTTTGTCAGTGATCCCAGACCCCGAGCCCCATTTACCGACGCGCATAATGATGAGGATTTTGATGAAGATTTTGAAATGATAGACTTCCCAGAAGTTCCTATGCAGCAGCCATCACAGTCAGATAAAGACATGAACGAAGAAGCAAATATCACTTTGGATAAAGTGAATCGTTCACAGTTGGAGCTGGGAGCTGGTTTAGGACTGACTCCTAAGACAGAAGAAGATGTGAAGGTTTCAACGCGCCAAGCACAAGACAAACAGTTTGTGCCATTCATACATCCTCCTCCTTCACAGCTGCCTGAACCATTTCCTGTGGAAGAAAATGGTTCATCGCCCTCAGCCACAAAGACAATCGATGATAAAGCTGATTTCCAAGATGTTTTGGCTGCTGCTGAGGCAGCCGCAGAGACAGCAGAGGGTGCAGCAGCAGCTGCTCGATCAGCATGTAGCCTTGCTGAACTTCGTATAACTGAGCTCATGAAGAAAGAGAATGAAGATTTCTCATATTCTGAATCTGAGAATCCATTCCACCTCGACAAAACCAAGACAGTCCTCAAAGAGGAGGTTGAATTAGATGCAATAAACCCGTTTGCGCATTCTAACACTCCCTTCGCCTCTCCTGGCCGAAACAGTGCCTCAGGACACTCTTCTGATGATGTAAAGGGCGTATTCGATTCCTACTCTGAGAGCGACAATGCTTTCAGCTATAGCAGTCTTAACCGAAATACGCCATTGTCACCAATGGATGATGACAATCTGGATTTCTCGTACCCAAACTTGTTCACATCTCAAGGCTCTAAGTAA